In Candidatus Devosia phytovorans, the DNA window AGTCGTCATTGGCGAGATCGGCCAGGGCGCTGGAGCTGTCGAGCCGCACGGCAATCTCGGGATGGGCGACGTTGAACAGGCCGAGGTTTTGCGCCAGCCACTGGCTGGCAAAGGTCGGCACCGAAGTGATCGAGAGGAGGTTGTCGACTTGCCCGCGCATGTCGGCGAAAGCCACGCGCATCATGTCGAAGGCTTGCGACACCTGTGGCGCCAGGCGGGCGCCGGTTTCGCTGAGCAGGATCTGGCGCGGCTTGCGCAGGAAGAGCGGCGCCCCGACGCGCTCCTCCAGCACCTTGATCTGATAGCTCACCGCCGCCTGGGTCATCCCCAGTTCCTCGGCAGCGCGGGTAAAGCTCAGATGGCGGGCGACAGCCTCGAAGGCGCGCACGGCGGTCAGGGGCGGCAGGTTCGACATGGATCAAATCTCCTTATGCCAACCTCTCGACGTTTAGTTGGAGATCAACCGGATTACCAGCCATCTTGTGAGCATAGGCAAACCAGAGAGAGGCCATCTGCATAAGGATGGTTATAGCCATGACCGCAATCACCCAGTCTGCCGAATGCGCTATCACCCTGCCGCGCTGGAGCGTTTGGCGCCTGTTCCGCATCCACAGCCGCCGCCGGCGCGTGACGGTCGACCTGATCCACTCCTCCCCGCATTTGCTGCGCGATATCGGGGCGATGGAATATCGCGTGGTGGAGAGAAGGCCGTAGAGTTTTTTGGGGGGGTACCCCCTCCTATCCTCCCCTGATAAGGGGGAGGGACCGCGCCGCGTATCTGGCGAGATCGTGCCCCAAGCTGGATCTGTCCCTCCCCCTATCAGGGAGAGGCTAGGAGGGGGGACCCGCAAAAACCCTCTTCCACCACGCCCGCAGCACCAATATCCTCCGCCCCATGTCCAAGACCACGCCCGCAACGCTTGCCCTGACCAAGGCCGGCTTTGCTTTCACCACCGCCACCTATGACTACAACCCCGATGCCGATCGCGTCGGGTTGCAGGCGGCCGAGGCCATGGGCGTTTCGCCCTCGATCGTGCTGAAGACGCTGATGGCCGAGGTGGATGGCAAGCCGGTCTGCGTGGTGGTGCCGTCGGATGAAGAAGTGAACATGAAAAAGCTGGCCGCGGCCTTCGGCGGCAAGTCGGCGCATATGATGAAGCCGGCGGATGCCGAGCGCCTGACGGGCTACAAGGTGGGCGGGATCAGCCCCTTCGGACAGAAGAAAGCAGTGCCAACCTGCGTCGAGGAAATGGCCACGCTGGAGGAGGAAATTTTCCTCAACGGCGGGCAGCGCGGGCTGCAGATCCGGATGAGGCCGGATGACCTTGTCACCGTCCTAGGCGGTAAGTCTGCGGATCTGATCCGCTAGTCATTGCAGACCCCAGAATAGACAAAAGGCGCCCTGGTGGACGCCTTCATCTAACAGACAGCAAGTCTAATATCGCTTAGTTGGCGTAGGTGCCGCGAGCGATGTTCTTGATGTCGCCCTTGGTGATGCCGAGGTCATTGAGCTGACGGGCGTCGAGAGCGTTGAGTTCACGCATGGTGCGCTGATACTGAGCAAACTGTGCGATTTTCTGGCGGATGTTCATTTCGGTTTCCCCTTCGTTTGATGACCCCTATGTAGACCCGGCCCGTCGTGATTAGAAGATGGACTTGCTGCACATCCGTTATGCATTTTGTGCAAACAAAAGAGGCATGGCTGTCATATTGGGTTCAGGTTGGAGTGCCCAGAGTCTAGGCATCCGACTTTTGCTCCGCCCGCCACCTCATTGATTTCACGAAGAAAAACGGACACCGCCACAGCGATGCCCGCGTTAAGGTATTTTTGACCATCCGGTAAAGAGCCATGCGCGGGATGGCCGGCGCTTTCAGGAGACCTGCGTTTAGCGCTGGATGGGCTCCCTGCCCTCTTCAATGGCGATGCGCCGGTCTTCGCGCATCTCGAACCACATGGCATTGAGGATGGCGAAGGAACAGGCCAGGCCCAGGCCGAGGATCCACGAGAAATACCACATGAGCGTCTCCTAATAGGCGTTTGGGTTCTTTTCGAGCGAGGTGGTGCTGACCGTGCCGCGCATGACGCGGAAAACCCAGGCGGTGTAGGCGAGGATGATCGGCAGGAAGATCGCGGTGGCGATCAGCATGATGAACAGCGTCAGATGGCTGGACGAAGCATCCCAGAGCGTGAGGCTTGCCTGTGGCAGGGTCGAACTGGGCAAGAGGAAGGGGAAGAGCGACAGGCCCGCCGTCGAGACGATGCCGAAGATGGCAAGGCTCGAGGCCAGAAGCGTTGGAAAGCGCCAGCGGGCCTGCAGGCCGAACAAGGCGCCGAGGAGGCCCAGGAAGCCGAGGACGGGCGCGGCAATCATCCAGGGATAGGTGCCGTAGTTGGTGAGCCAGCCACCGCGGGTCAGGACCACGGTCTTGGCCAGCGGATTGATGGCGGCATTGCCGTCCACGGCGCTGGTGATGGCATAGCCGTCGATGCCCAGCGCTACCCAGACGCCGGCCAGGGCAAAGAGCAGGATGGTGGCCATGGCGATCAGGCTGCCATAGCTGCGAGCCCGCTCGGCAATGATGCCCTCGGTGCGCGCGGCGATGACGGCGGCGCCCTGCGTTGCAATCATGCCGAGGCTCACGAGGCCCGACAGCAAGGCGAAGGGCATAAGCAACTGGAAGAAATTGCCCGTGTAGAAGCTGCGCATCGTGTCATCGAGGTGGAAGGGTGCCCCGAGCAAGACATTGCCCACGGCGACGCCGAAGATCAGCGCCGGCACGAAGCCGCCGATGAACAGGGCCCAGTCCCAGGTGGCGCGCCAGCGTGCATCCTTCACCTTGCCGCGGAACTTGAAGCCGACGGGCCGCAGGATCAGCGCGAGCAGGATCACGATCATGGCGAGGTAGAAGCCCGAAAAGCTCACCGCATAGAGCGGCGGGAAGGCGGCAAAGATGGCGCCGCCGCCCAGGATCAGCCAGACCTGATTGCCTTCCCAGGTCGGGCCGACCAGGTTGATCAGCACACGGCGTTCGTCGTCCTTGCGGGCGACGAGTGGCAGCAGGGCCCCTACCCCGAGGTCACGGCCACCCATGATGGCAAAGCCGATCAGCAGAATGCCGAGCAGCAGCCACCAGATGAGGCGCAGGGTTTCGTAGTCGAGCGGAATGGCGGTCACGATCCAAGTCCCTTGTTGGCAGCGGTTGCGGGGAGAGCGGCGACGACGAAGTCCTCGTCGTCGCTTTCGTCGGCGGAGAAGAGCTTGTCCTGCGGGCCGGCCTTGATGATCTTGATCATCAGCAGGACCGTGATGATGGCGAGGGTAGTATAGAGCAGGGTGAAAAAGCTCAGCGAGATGACCAGGTCCCAGAAGTGGAGGCCCGAGGCGGCGTAGAAGGTGGGCAGAACGCCCTCCACCACCCAGGGCTGGCGGCCATATTCGGCGATGAACCAGCCCGACTCGATGGCAATCCAGGGCGTCGGCAGCAGCAGGGCGCCGAGCCACAGCATGCGTCGATTGGTGCCAATCCAGCCGCGCGACGCGCGGCAGAAGGTCAGCGCGAAGAAGGCGATGAAGAAGAAGCCCAGGCCCATCATGATGCGGAAGGTCCAGAACAGCGGCCAGACATCGGGCACGGTATATTCGGCCGCCATGGCGATCTCGGCGTCTGTGGCATTGCCGACATCCTCGCGATACTGCTTGAGCAGCAGGCCATAGCCGAGGTCGGGCCAGTGCTGCTCGAAGGTCAGGCGCGCAGCGGCATTGTTGCCGTCGGCCCGGATCTCCTGCAGGGCGTCATAGGCCACCATGCCCGAGCGGATGCGGGTTTCGGCATGGGCGACCAGCTCCTCGATGCCCGGCATGGGCTTGTCGAAGGAGCGCGTGGTGATGAGACCACCCATCCACGGGATCTGGATCGACCAACTGGGGGCGCCACCATCCTCGCCCGGCCAGGCGAGAACCGTCCAAGGAGCGGGTGCCGGCTCAGTGTGATAGCTGGCCTCCATGGCCGCGATCTTCATCTTCTGGTGTTCGGTCGCGACATAGCCACTTTCATCACCCAGCACGACCACCGACAGGGCCGAGGCCAGGCCGAAGCTGGCGGCAACCACCATGGAGCGCTTGGCGATCTCGACATGCTTGCCCTTGAGCTGGAAAATGCAAGAGATGGAGAAGACGAAGACCGCGCCGCAGAGATAGCCGGCGCTGACGGTATGGACGAATTTGGCCTGCGCCACCTGGTTGAAGATCACTGCCATGAAGTCGGTGACTTCCATGCGCATGGTGTCGGGATTGAACTTGGCGCCGACCGGGTTTTGCATCCAGCCATTGGCGATGAGGATCCAGAGCGCCGAGAAATTGGCGCCCAGCGCCGTCAGCCAGGTGACGGCCAGATGGCCGACCTTGCTCAACCGGTCCCAGCCGAAGAAGAAAAGGCCGATGAAGGTGGCTTCAAGGAAGAAGGCCATCAAGCCCTCGATGGCCAGCGGCGCGCCGAAGACGTCGCCGACATAGTGGCTGTAGTAGCTCCAGTTCATGCCGAACTGGAATTCCATGACGATGCCGGTAGCGACGCCCATGGCAAAATTGACGCCGAACAGCGTGCCCCAAAACAGGGTCGCCTTGCGCCAGACCTCGCGCCCGGTCATCACATAGACGCTTTCCATGATGCCCATCATCACGGAAAGGCCAATGGTCAGCGGCGGAAATATGAAGTGATACATGGCGGTGACGGCGAATTGCCACCGCGAGAGTTCGACAACGGTCATGTCGATCATGGCATGAGGGCCCCTATGATTGACGCACCCCGAGGGGCGGAAAGTTCAATCGTCATAGGCAATAAGTGCGGGCTATTCCTTGATTCAGATCAAAGGTGGTTCTGTCGGTCCGGCTATGGTGTGGGCATCGAATTGCGAGAGTGCCAATGTCAGCCAGTCAGACGATAGACCGCCAAAACGGGAAGACGCTATCGGGATTGACCCGTAACGGTGGCGTCTGGCTGGGCCTCGCCATTGCCGCCCCTCTCCTGGGTGGTGCCCTGCTGATCTGGCAGGCCTGGACGCTGGCCCATGTGATCGGCGCGGCGATCGAAGGTGGCGCGGCCATATCGACGCTCGGGCCGGCCGTGG includes these proteins:
- the ybaK gene encoding Cys-tRNA(Pro) deacylase, with the protein product MSKTTPATLALTKAGFAFTTATYDYNPDADRVGLQAAEAMGVSPSIVLKTLMAEVDGKPVCVVVPSDEEVNMKKLAAAFGGKSAHMMKPADAERLTGYKVGGISPFGQKKAVPTCVEEMATLEEEIFLNGGQRGLQIRMRPDDLVTVLGGKSADLIR
- a CDS encoding DUF1127 domain-containing protein gives rise to the protein MNIRQKIAQFAQYQRTMRELNALDARQLNDLGITKGDIKNIARGTYAN
- the cydX gene encoding cytochrome bd-I oxidase subunit CydX, which codes for MWYFSWILGLGLACSFAILNAMWFEMREDRRIAIEEGREPIQR
- the cydB gene encoding cytochrome d ubiquinol oxidase subunit II; its protein translation is MTAIPLDYETLRLIWWLLLGILLIGFAIMGGRDLGVGALLPLVARKDDERRVLINLVGPTWEGNQVWLILGGGAIFAAFPPLYAVSFSGFYLAMIVILLALILRPVGFKFRGKVKDARWRATWDWALFIGGFVPALIFGVAVGNVLLGAPFHLDDTMRSFYTGNFFQLLMPFALLSGLVSLGMIATQGAAVIAARTEGIIAERARSYGSLIAMATILLFALAGVWVALGIDGYAITSAVDGNAAINPLAKTVVLTRGGWLTNYGTYPWMIAAPVLGFLGLLGALFGLQARWRFPTLLASSLAIFGIVSTAGLSLFPFLLPSSTLPQASLTLWDASSSHLTLFIMLIATAIFLPIILAYTAWVFRVMRGTVSTTSLEKNPNAY
- a CDS encoding cytochrome ubiquinol oxidase subunit I, which encodes MIDMTVVELSRWQFAVTAMYHFIFPPLTIGLSVMMGIMESVYVMTGREVWRKATLFWGTLFGVNFAMGVATGIVMEFQFGMNWSYYSHYVGDVFGAPLAIEGLMAFFLEATFIGLFFFGWDRLSKVGHLAVTWLTALGANFSALWILIANGWMQNPVGAKFNPDTMRMEVTDFMAVIFNQVAQAKFVHTVSAGYLCGAVFVFSISCIFQLKGKHVEIAKRSMVVAASFGLASALSVVVLGDESGYVATEHQKMKIAAMEASYHTEPAPAPWTVLAWPGEDGGAPSWSIQIPWMGGLITTRSFDKPMPGIEELVAHAETRIRSGMVAYDALQEIRADGNNAAARLTFEQHWPDLGYGLLLKQYREDVGNATDAEIAMAAEYTVPDVWPLFWTFRIMMGLGFFFIAFFALTFCRASRGWIGTNRRMLWLGALLLPTPWIAIESGWFIAEYGRQPWVVEGVLPTFYAASGLHFWDLVISLSFFTLLYTTLAIITVLLMIKIIKAGPQDKLFSADESDDEDFVVAALPATAANKGLGS